The following are encoded together in the Drosophila biarmipes strain raj3 chromosome 3L, RU_DBia_V1.1, whole genome shotgun sequence genome:
- the LOC108030703 gene encoding mitochondrial uncoupling protein Bmcp isoform X2, producing the protein MTDAFVKISREEGLRALYSGIWPAVLRQATYGTIKFGTYYTLKKLANERGLLTNEDGSERVWSNILCAAAAGAISSAIANPTDVLKVRMQVHGRGQHKGLFGCFGEIYKYEGVRGLWRGVGPTAQRAVVIASVELPVYDFCKLQLMNAFGDHVANHFISSFIASLGSAIASTPIDVIRTRLMNQRHVTITMNGVVTAAATPKLYSGSLDCAVQTIRNEGLAALYKGFIPTWVRMGPWNIIFFITYEQLKKY; encoded by the exons ATGACCGATGCCTTCGTGAAAATTTCCCGCGAGGAGGGTCTGCGGGCCCTGTATTCCGG cATTTGGCCAGCGGTGTTGAGGCAGGCCACTTACGGCACCATCAAGTTCGGAACCTACTACACCCTGAAGAAGCTGGCGAACGAACGTGGGTTGCTGACGAACGAGGACGGCAGCGAGCGGGTGTGGTCCAACATCCTATGCGCGGCGGCGGCCGGAGCCATCTCCTCGGCGATCGCCAATCCCACGGACGTTCTGAAGGTGCGGATGCAGGTGCACGGAAGGGGGCAGCACAAGGGACTGTTCGGCTGCTTCGGCGAGATATACAAATACGAAGGTGTTAGGGGACTCTGGCGGGGAGTGGGTCCGACGGCTCAGCGCGCCGTGGTTATCGCCTCCGTGGAGCTGCCCGTCTACGACTTTTGTAAGCTGCAGTTGATGAACGCCTTCGGAGATCACGTTGCTAATCATTTCAT CTCGAGCTTTATTGCCAGCTTGGGCAGTGCCATTGCCTCAACCCCCATTGATGTTATACGG ACCCGCCTGATGAACCAGCGACACGTTACCATAACTATGAACGGTGTGGTCACAGCGGCAGCCACACCAAAGCTGTATAGCGGGAGCCTTGACTGCGCTGTGCAGACAATCAGGAACGAAGGCCTCGCCGCCCTGTACAAAGGATTCATTCCCACCTGGGTGAGGATGGGTCCGTGgaatatcatattttttatcaccTACGAACAACTAAAGAAGTACTAG
- the LOC108030703 gene encoding mitochondrial uncoupling protein Bmcp isoform X1, whose translation MGEVKDWRPFVYGGVASITAEFGTFPIDTTKTRLQIQGQKIDQTFSQLRYRGMTDAFVKISREEGLRALYSGIWPAVLRQATYGTIKFGTYYTLKKLANERGLLTNEDGSERVWSNILCAAAAGAISSAIANPTDVLKVRMQVHGRGQHKGLFGCFGEIYKYEGVRGLWRGVGPTAQRAVVIASVELPVYDFCKLQLMNAFGDHVANHFISSFIASLGSAIASTPIDVIRTRLMNQRHVTITMNGVVTAAATPKLYSGSLDCAVQTIRNEGLAALYKGFIPTWVRMGPWNIIFFITYEQLKKY comes from the exons ATGGGAGAAGTCAAGGATTGGCGGCCTTTCGTTTACGGCGGAGTTGCCTCAATTACGGCGGAATTTG GCACCTTTCCCATCGACACTACGAAGACGCGCCTCCAAATCCAAGGTCAGAAAATCGACCAAACGTTCTCCCAGCTGCGATATCGCGGCATGACCGATGCCTTCGTGAAAATTTCCCGCGAGGAGGGTCTGCGGGCCCTGTATTCCGG cATTTGGCCAGCGGTGTTGAGGCAGGCCACTTACGGCACCATCAAGTTCGGAACCTACTACACCCTGAAGAAGCTGGCGAACGAACGTGGGTTGCTGACGAACGAGGACGGCAGCGAGCGGGTGTGGTCCAACATCCTATGCGCGGCGGCGGCCGGAGCCATCTCCTCGGCGATCGCCAATCCCACGGACGTTCTGAAGGTGCGGATGCAGGTGCACGGAAGGGGGCAGCACAAGGGACTGTTCGGCTGCTTCGGCGAGATATACAAATACGAAGGTGTTAGGGGACTCTGGCGGGGAGTGGGTCCGACGGCTCAGCGCGCCGTGGTTATCGCCTCCGTGGAGCTGCCCGTCTACGACTTTTGTAAGCTGCAGTTGATGAACGCCTTCGGAGATCACGTTGCTAATCATTTCAT CTCGAGCTTTATTGCCAGCTTGGGCAGTGCCATTGCCTCAACCCCCATTGATGTTATACGG ACCCGCCTGATGAACCAGCGACACGTTACCATAACTATGAACGGTGTGGTCACAGCGGCAGCCACACCAAAGCTGTATAGCGGGAGCCTTGACTGCGCTGTGCAGACAATCAGGAACGAAGGCCTCGCCGCCCTGTACAAAGGATTCATTCCCACCTGGGTGAGGATGGGTCCGTGgaatatcatattttttatcaccTACGAACAACTAAAGAAGTACTAG
- the LOC108030628 gene encoding uncharacterized protein LOC108030628: MQVDKVCAAIALLAIFASVVDAAVYSQPAIFHPAHPGKCFDKLTRKALLPDKEYTPKGICAAMTCSLEAREISIETCPYIEAPGCEELPSDPNWRFPKCCPQFKCVDFKTGKDFIVSL; the protein is encoded by the exons ATGCAAGTGGATAAAGTTTGTGCCGCCATCGCGCTCCTCGCCATCTTCGCCAGCGTCGTGGATGCAGCCGTCTACTCCCAGCCCGCCATCTTCCACCCTG CGCATCCCGGCAAGTGCTTCGACAAGCTGACCCGCAAGGCCCTGCTGCCCGACAAGGAGTACACGCCGAAGGGCATCTGCGCGGCGATGACTTGCAGCCTGGAGGCGCGCGAGATCAGCATCGAGACCTGTCCCTACATAGAGGCCCCTGGCTGCGAGGAGCTGCCCAGCGACCCCAACTGGCGGTTCCCCAAGTGCTGTCCGCAGTTCAAGTGCGTCGACTTCAAGACCGGCAAGGACTTCATCGTCTCGCTGTAG
- the LOC108030627 gene encoding uncharacterized protein LOC108030627, translating into MHSQTNLIAVLLLAALVHEGSAIWCYRCTSATPGCGEKFNWRGIGFLGEHCPEPNDICVKVIEQRGAQETITRECLSALSFRKDIPADKYEGCRAAVRDEKLANYVNHTIKEHDVRRDYFTDTKFCFCFLDHRCNGASGLQVSALMGLLALASALLLR; encoded by the exons ATGCATTCCCAGACGAATCTCATTgcagtgctgctgctggcagcTCTAGTTCACGAAG GCTCTGCGATTTGGTGCTACCGATGCACTTCGGCCACTCCCGGATGCGGTGAGAAATTTAACTGGCGGGGAATAGGATTCCTGGGCGAGCACTGCCCAGAGCCAAACGACATCTGCGTCAAGGTGATCGAGCAACGCGGCG CCCAAGAAACCATTACTCGCGAGTGCCTCAGCGCCCTGAGCTTCCGCAAGGACATTCCCGCCGACAAGTACGAGGGCTGTCGTGCCGCCGTCCGTGATGAAAAGCTGGCGAACTACGTCAACCACACTATCAAGGAGCACGACGTGCGGAGGGACTACTTCACGGACACCAAGTTCTGCTTCTGCTTCCTGGATCACCGATGTAATGGAGCCAGTGGCCTGCAGGTGTCCGCCTTGATGGGTCTGCTCGCCCTGGCCAGCGCCCTGCTCCTTCGCTAA
- the LOC108030626 gene encoding dimethyladenosine transferase 1, mitochondrial, which produces MTQASARVLQSGMRLPPMPTIRELVKLYRLQARKQLSQNFLMDERLTDKIVKSAGRIDPRDLVLEVGPGPGGITRSILRRQPQRLVLVEKDPRFGETLQLLKECASPLNIQFDIHYDDILRFNMEQHIPDTSQRIHLIGNLPFAISTRLLINWYADLAARRGAFRRIDTCMTLTFQQEVAERICAPVGGEQRCRLSVMSQVWTEPILKFTIPGKAFVPKPQVDVGVVKLIPLKRPKTQLPFPLVERVVRHIFSMRQKYCRRGYGTLLPPEDREEVTQKLFQRAEVQDTLRPFELTVEQCLRLAEVYSEHLAAHPEVAAYDYRAPKNVEVL; this is translated from the coding sequence ATGACCCAAGCTAGTGCCCGTGTACTGCAGAGCGGCATGCGCCTGCCGCCTATGCCCACGATTCGGGAGCTGGTGAAGCTCTACAGGCTGCAGGCCAGGAAACAACTGAGTCAGAACTTTCTCATGGACGAGCGGCTCACGGACAAGATTGTCAAGTCGGCGGGACGCATTGATCCAAGGGATTTGGTCCTGGAGGTGGGTCCCGGACCAGGCGGCATCACGCGCTCGATTCTGCGCCGCCAGCCGCAGCGATTAGTGCTCGTGGAAAAGGATCCGCGCTTCGGCGAAACACTGCAGCTGCTCAAGGAGTGTGCCAGTCCCCTCAACATCCAGTTCGACATCCACTACGATGACATCCTCCGCTTCAACATGGAGCAGCACATCCCGGACACCTCCCAGAGGATCCATTTGATTGGCAACCTGCCGTTTGCCATCTCCACGCGGCTGCTGATCAACTGGTACGCTGATTTGGCCGCCAGACGTGGTGCCTTCCGGCGCATTGACACCTGCATGACTCTGACCTTCCAGCAGGAGGTGGCAGAGCGAATTTGTGCCCCTGTGGGCGGTGAGCAGCGTTGCCGGCTGTCGGTGATGTCGCAGGTGTGGACAGAACCTATATTGAAATTCACCATACCAGGCAAGGCGTTCGTTCCGAAACCGCAGGTGGATGTGGGCGTCGTTAAGCTCATTCCCCTAAAGCGCCCCAAGACGCAGTTGCCATTTCCTCTTGTGGAGCGCGTAGTGCGTCACATCTTTAGCATGCGCCAGAAGTATTGTCGCCGCGGATATGGCACATTGCTTCCACCAGAGGATCGCGAGGAGGTCACGCAAAAGCTCTTTCAGCGCGCCGAGGTACAGGACACGCTGCGTCCCTTTGAACTAACTGTGGAGCAGTGCTTAAGATTGGCCGAAGTCTACTCGGAGCACCTGGCGGCCCATCCAGAGGTAGCTGCCTACGATTACCGGGCACCCAAAAACGTGGAAGTCCTCTAA
- the LOC108030629 gene encoding cytochrome c oxidase assembly factor 3, mitochondrial, producing the protein MSASEQGPKIKYGESAPKLDKAQLQFMKLIEEQNLDRVQKLKRIRRNNLLTAGALGVSVLAIYGYSIFSVQQEKFLDDFEEPKKVSS; encoded by the coding sequence ATGTCGGCGTCGGAGCAGGGACCTAAGATCAAGTACGGGGAAAGCGCTCCGAAGCTGGACAAGGCGCAGCTGCAGTTCATGAAGCTGATTGAGGAGCAGAACCTGGACCGCGTGCAAAAGCTGAAGCGCATCCGCCGCAACAATCTCTTGACCGCCGGTGCCCTGGGAGTCTCCGTCTTGGCCATCTACGGCTACTCCATCTTCTCGGTGCAGCAGGAGAAGTTCCTGGACGACTTCGAGGAGCCCAAGAAGGTGTCTTCTTAG
- the LOC108030594 gene encoding F-box only protein 25 has protein sequence MAFISKDFRSPGETWIKTDGGWERSKVLECGGKRKRHHSEGSSYQDSDSSEEDAVMPPHYHITIRCTREIAGFNGLSEAVKRLDFRRSVRDRKRFHYICAFLLLVSNKGIASLPGSAQRQLLQMVEEVASHVNDSQQHPNVLRGLALKLEHIVSQENQKCWGKPLGSTYLWKEHMATIKRIQRVASQIEIREPDPEAKPKLHELPEECVREIILCIADHRDLESAAEAWETMAKLVSEQRIWRELTRFHFNQRQIHTILDLDKFKQMGEIKDWKQIYHQLRRTYGVNDDYQFAEVLALCRSCCCLFWPSDGHPCIVDQSPDYKQRLEEAGGQLALAQPVPPAQFLKYFSL, from the exons ATGGCGTTCATTTCGAAAGATTTTCGGTCTCCGGGCGAGACTTGGATCAAAACCGACGGCGGCTGGGAGCGCTCCAAGGTGCTCGAGTGCGGCGGAAAGCGGAAGCG GCACCACTCGGAGGGAAGCAGCTACCAGGACAGCGACAGTTCGGAGGAGGACGCGGTGATGCCGCCGCATTACCACATCACCATCCGGTGCACCCGAGAGATAGCTGGGTTCAATGGGCTCAGCGAGGCTGTGAAGCGTCTGGACTTCAGGCGCTCGGTGCGGGACCGCAAGCGGTTCCACTACATATGCGCCTTCCTGCTGCTCGTGTCCAACAAGGGCATCGCCAGTCTGCCGGGAAGTGCCCAGCGCCAGCTCCTCCAAATGGTCGAGGAGGTGGCCTCGCATG TAAATGACAGCCAGCAGCACCCGAATGTGCTGCGCGGCCTGGCTCTGAAGCTGGAGCACATCGTCAGCCAGGAGAACCAGAAGTGCTGGGGCAAACCTCTGGGCAGCACGTACCTGTGGAAGGAGCACATGGCCACCATCAAGCGCATCCAGCGCGTCGCCAGCCAGATCGAAATCCGAGAG CCCGATCCGGAGGCTAAGCCCAAGCTGCACGAGCTGCCCGAGGAGTGTGTGCGGGAGATCATCCTGTGCATCGCCGACCACAGGGACCTGGAGTCGGCCGCCGAGGCTTGGGAGACCATGGCCAAGCTAGTCTCGGAGCAGCGCATCTGGCGGGAGCTGACCCGCTTCCACTTCAACCAGCGTCAGATCCACACCATCCTCGACCTGGACAAGTTTAAGCAGATGGGCGAGATCAAGGACTGGAAGCAGATCTACCACCAGCTGCGCCGTACCTACGGCGTAAACGACGACTACCAGTTCGCCGAGGTGCTGGCCCTGTgccgctcctgctgctgcctctTCTGGCCGTCGGACGGTCATCCGTGCATCGTGGACCAGAGCCCGGACTACAAGCAGCGCCTGGAGGAGGCCGGCGGACAGTTAGCCCTGGCCCAGCCGGTGCCTCCGGCCCAGTTTCTGAAGTACTTCTCGTTGTAA
- the LOC108030592 gene encoding dynein intermediate chain 3, ciliary isoform X2, which translates to MEFIFKKERRSFGARVNFEDKDEVVFSENSNPELVKNYILQNPVDRVTQYAGQTSLSVANTERATYKSTGITHNEGGWPKDINMHDPEQTVRYKRKIEKDENYITQVMNLTKPMEHYIHQNNAVNIYENYFENLDPAPLPEPCKSRTVNVYRDPNPIKVPVKHLSWSPDGGIKMAVSHCDLRFQGDKSNQKCNSYIWEVENPNEPFLTLEPKVPCVCLEYNQKDPTSLVSGMYNGQVAAWDTRHGKHPVMISEREVCHRDPVNSVLWNNSKSGTEFFSGGSDGQVLWWDTRKLTEPLDRLLMDPVKSDDQDLSRSYGISVLEYETTIPTRFMAGTEMGMLFSCNRKGKTPTEKIQIRMMCHLGPVYAITRNPAFVKNFLTVGDWCARIWSEDCRESSIIWTKSSSSMLTDGAWSYTKVSQFFITRMDGVLDTWDLLQQQNEPVLTVKVCDEPLYCVRTNENGKFVSCGSQLGATFLIEVSDNMVMSAKNDKPLLTAMFERENRREKILEAKSRESKLKVKANHGQDQGDTMMINGKVNMAPFEGACEQAASEYFAAVEQERQRRLPGGKRRGCGGG; encoded by the exons ATGgaatttattttcaagaaggagcgaCGCTCCTTTGGAGCCCGCGTCAACTTCGAGGACAAGGACGAGGTGGTGTTCAGCGAGAACTCCAACCCGGAGCTGGTCAAGAACTACATCCTGCAGAATCCCGTGGACCGGGTGACGCAATACGCCGGCCAGACCTCACTGAGTGTGGCCAACACGGAGCGGGCCACCTACAAGAGCACGGGGATCACCCACAATGAGGGCGGCTGGCCGAAGGACATCAACATGCACGATCCGGAGCAGACGGTGCGGTACAAGCGGAAGATCGAGAAGGACGAGAACTACATCACACAGGTGATGAACCTCACCAAGCCCATGGAGCACTACATCCACCAGAACAACGCGGTGAACATCTATGAGAACTACTTCGAGAACCTCGACCCCGCTCCTCTGCCCGAACCCTGTAAGTCGCGCACGGTCAATGTCTACCGGGACCCCAATCCCATTAAGGTGCCGGTGAAGCATCTGTCCTGGTCGCCGGATGGCGGCATCAAGATGGCCGTGAGCCACTGCGACTTGCGCTTCCAGGGCGACAAGTCCAACCAGAAGTGCAACTCGTACATCTGGGAGGTGGAGAACCCCAACGAGCCCTTCCTCACCCTGGAGCCGAAGGTGCCGTGCGTGTGCCTGGAGTACAACCAGAAGGACCCGACCAGTCTCGTGAGTGGCATGTACAATGGTCAGGTGGCCGCCTGGGACACCCGACATGGCAAACACCCGGTCATGATCAGCGAACGGGAGGTGTGCCACCGGGATCCAGTCAACTCGGTGCTCTGGAACAACTCCAAGAGCGGCACCGAGTTCTTCTCCGGCGGCTCCGATGGCCAGGTACTGTGGTGGGACACCCGAAAGCTCACCGAACCGCTGGACCGCCTCCTCATGGATCCGGTGAAGAGTGACGACCAGGACCTGTCGCGATCCTACGGTATATCGGTGCTAGAGTACGAAACCACCATACCCACAAGGTTCATGGCGGGTACCGAGATGGGCATGCTCTTCTCCTGCAACCGGAAGGGCAAGACGCCCACGGAAAAGATCCAGATACGG ATGATGTGCCACCTGGGCCCGGTGTATGCCATCACCCGGAATCCGGCCTTCGTAAAGAACTTCCTCACCGTGGGCGATTGGTGTGCCCGCATCTGGTCGGAAGATTGCAGGGAGAGCTCCATTATTTGGACCAAGAGCAGCAGCTCCATGCTAACCGACGGCGCTTGGAGCTATACGAA GGTCTCGCAGTTCTTTATCACCCGCATGGATGGGGTGCTGGACACCTGGGATctcctgcagcagcagaacGAGCCGGTCCTCACGGTCAAGGTGTGCGACGAACCCCTTTACTGCGTCAGGACCAACGAGAACGGCAAGTTCGTGAGCTGCGGCAGCCAGTTGGGGGCCACCTTCCTCATCGAGGTCTCCGACAACATGGTGATGTCGGCCAAGAACGACAAGCCACTGCTTACTGCT ATGTTCGAGCGAGAGAATCGTCGCGAAAAGATCCTGGAGGCCAAGTCTCGGGAGAGCAAGCTGAAGGTCAAGGCCAACCATGGCCAGGACCAGGGGGACACAATGATGATCAACGGAAAGGTCAATATGGCTCCGTTCGAGGGAGCCTGCGAGCAGGCCGCCTCGGAGTACTTTGCAGCCGTGGAACAGGAACGCCAAAGGCGACTGCCCGGCGGAAAGCGTAG AGGATGCGGAGGAGGTTGA
- the LOC108030592 gene encoding dynein intermediate chain 3, ciliary isoform X1, protein MEFIFKKERRSFGARVNFEDKDEVVFSENSNPELVKNYILQNPVDRVTQYAGQTSLSVANTERATYKSTGITHNEGGWPKDINMHDPEQTVRYKRKIEKDENYITQVMNLTKPMEHYIHQNNAVNIYENYFENLDPAPLPEPCKSRTVNVYRDPNPIKVPVKHLSWSPDGGIKMAVSHCDLRFQGDKSNQKCNSYIWEVENPNEPFLTLEPKVPCVCLEYNQKDPTSLVSGMYNGQVAAWDTRHGKHPVMISEREVCHRDPVNSVLWNNSKSGTEFFSGGSDGQVLWWDTRKLTEPLDRLLMDPVKSDDQDLSRSYGISVLEYETTIPTRFMAGTEMGMLFSCNRKGKTPTEKIQIRMMCHLGPVYAITRNPAFVKNFLTVGDWCARIWSEDCRESSIIWTKSSSSMLTDGAWSYTKVSQFFITRMDGVLDTWDLLQQQNEPVLTVKVCDEPLYCVRTNENGKFVSCGSQLGATFLIEVSDNMVMSAKNDKPLLTAMFERENRREKILEAKSRESKLKVKANHGQDQGDTMMINGKVNMAPFEGACEQAASEYFAAVEQERQRRLPGGKQDAEEVDVSEAESSKL, encoded by the exons ATGgaatttattttcaagaaggagcgaCGCTCCTTTGGAGCCCGCGTCAACTTCGAGGACAAGGACGAGGTGGTGTTCAGCGAGAACTCCAACCCGGAGCTGGTCAAGAACTACATCCTGCAGAATCCCGTGGACCGGGTGACGCAATACGCCGGCCAGACCTCACTGAGTGTGGCCAACACGGAGCGGGCCACCTACAAGAGCACGGGGATCACCCACAATGAGGGCGGCTGGCCGAAGGACATCAACATGCACGATCCGGAGCAGACGGTGCGGTACAAGCGGAAGATCGAGAAGGACGAGAACTACATCACACAGGTGATGAACCTCACCAAGCCCATGGAGCACTACATCCACCAGAACAACGCGGTGAACATCTATGAGAACTACTTCGAGAACCTCGACCCCGCTCCTCTGCCCGAACCCTGTAAGTCGCGCACGGTCAATGTCTACCGGGACCCCAATCCCATTAAGGTGCCGGTGAAGCATCTGTCCTGGTCGCCGGATGGCGGCATCAAGATGGCCGTGAGCCACTGCGACTTGCGCTTCCAGGGCGACAAGTCCAACCAGAAGTGCAACTCGTACATCTGGGAGGTGGAGAACCCCAACGAGCCCTTCCTCACCCTGGAGCCGAAGGTGCCGTGCGTGTGCCTGGAGTACAACCAGAAGGACCCGACCAGTCTCGTGAGTGGCATGTACAATGGTCAGGTGGCCGCCTGGGACACCCGACATGGCAAACACCCGGTCATGATCAGCGAACGGGAGGTGTGCCACCGGGATCCAGTCAACTCGGTGCTCTGGAACAACTCCAAGAGCGGCACCGAGTTCTTCTCCGGCGGCTCCGATGGCCAGGTACTGTGGTGGGACACCCGAAAGCTCACCGAACCGCTGGACCGCCTCCTCATGGATCCGGTGAAGAGTGACGACCAGGACCTGTCGCGATCCTACGGTATATCGGTGCTAGAGTACGAAACCACCATACCCACAAGGTTCATGGCGGGTACCGAGATGGGCATGCTCTTCTCCTGCAACCGGAAGGGCAAGACGCCCACGGAAAAGATCCAGATACGG ATGATGTGCCACCTGGGCCCGGTGTATGCCATCACCCGGAATCCGGCCTTCGTAAAGAACTTCCTCACCGTGGGCGATTGGTGTGCCCGCATCTGGTCGGAAGATTGCAGGGAGAGCTCCATTATTTGGACCAAGAGCAGCAGCTCCATGCTAACCGACGGCGCTTGGAGCTATACGAA GGTCTCGCAGTTCTTTATCACCCGCATGGATGGGGTGCTGGACACCTGGGATctcctgcagcagcagaacGAGCCGGTCCTCACGGTCAAGGTGTGCGACGAACCCCTTTACTGCGTCAGGACCAACGAGAACGGCAAGTTCGTGAGCTGCGGCAGCCAGTTGGGGGCCACCTTCCTCATCGAGGTCTCCGACAACATGGTGATGTCGGCCAAGAACGACAAGCCACTGCTTACTGCT ATGTTCGAGCGAGAGAATCGTCGCGAAAAGATCCTGGAGGCCAAGTCTCGGGAGAGCAAGCTGAAGGTCAAGGCCAACCATGGCCAGGACCAGGGGGACACAATGATGATCAACGGAAAGGTCAATATGGCTCCGTTCGAGGGAGCCTGCGAGCAGGCCGCCTCGGAGTACTTTGCAGCCGTGGAACAGGAACGCCAAAGGCGACTGCCCGGCGGAAAGC AGGATGCGGAGGAGGTTGACGTGTCCGAGGCAGAGAGctcaaagttgtaa
- the LOC108030593 gene encoding 2-(3-amino-3-carboxypropyl)histidine synthase subunit 1 has translation MLDVIQPTSNIPTSESTDVVVVRARPKKVFKPKARINRIPQELLDDPLLQQAIDRLPSNYNFEMHKTIWRIREMKAKRVALQLPEGLLMYAMVISDIVERFTSADTVIMGDVTYGACCVDDYTAKALGADLLVHYGHSCLIPVDQTCGIKVLYIFVDIKIDPLHFLDSVKLNFRPEVGQIALVSTIQFVTTLQAASTELKAAGYDVIVPQAKPLSPGEILGCTSPQLPETAKMIIYLGDGRFHLESAMIANPLLKAYKYDPYEKKFTIEQYDHTAMQNIRLDAVQRSKKARRIGIILGTLGRQGSSRVHRFLEKRLHAKGIETTTLLLSEIFPQKLALFADIDAFVQIACPRLSIDWGSAFTQPLLNPYELSVVLGDVEWTPHNSSPRNNAYPMDFYASGSLGPWTPNFKPPALGECENKPSADCCGRCTRAELEKDDSGKVAALDDLLDFKKG, from the exons ATGTTGGACGTGATCCAACCGACCAGCAACATCCCGACCAGCGAGAGCACCGACGTGGTGGTGGTCCGGGCCAGGCCCAAGAAGGTGTTCAAGCCGAAGGCGCGAATCAATCGGATTCCCCAGGAACTGCTCGATGATCCACTGCTGCAGCAGGCCATCGACCGTTTGCCCTCAAACTACAACTTCGAGATGCACAAGACCATCTGGCGGATACGGGAGATGAAGGCCAAACGGGTGGCACTGCAATTGCCGGAGGGCCTACTGATGTACGCCATGGTCATCAGCGACATTGTTGAGCGATTCACCAGCGCAGATACTGTGATAATGGGCGATGTGACTTACGGAGCCTGCTGCGTGGACGACTATACGGCCAAGGCACTGGGAGCTGATCTGCTGGTACATTACGGGCACAGCTGCCTCATTCCCGTGGATCAGACGTGCGGCATCAAGGTGCTGTACATTTTCGTGGACATTAAGATTGATCCGCTGCACTTCCTGGACTCCGTAAAGCTGAACTTCCGCCCGGAAGTGGGTCAGATTGCTTTGGTCAGCACAATTCAGTTTGTGACCACGCTGCAGGCTGCATCAACAGAGCTGAAAGCAGCCGGCTATGATGTGATAGTGCCTCAGGCCAAGCCACTTAGTCCCGGAGAGATTCTGGGCTGCACATCGCCGCAGCTGCCGGAGACGGCGAAGATGATCATATACCTGGGAGACGGGCGTTTCCACCTGGAATCCGCCATGATTGCCAACCCGCTGCTTAAG GCCTACAAGTACGATCCATATGAGAAAAAATTTACTATAGAGCAGTATGACCACACCGCCATGCAGAACATTCGTCTGGACGCCGTACAGCGGTCTAAGAAAGCGCGCCGCATTGGCATCATACTGGGAACACTCGGAAGACAGGGCAGTTCAAGGGTCCATCGGTTCTTGGAGAAGCGACTGCACGCCAAGGGCATAGAGACCACCACCCTGTTGCTGTCGGAGATCTTTCCGCAGAAATTGGCTCTTTTTGCGGACATCGACGCCTTCGTGCAGATTGCTTGTCCGAGACTTTCGATCGACTGGGGATCCGCCTTTACTCAACCGCTGCTGAATCCTTACGAACTGTCTGTGGTCCTGGGCGACGTCGAATGGACGCCACACAACTCGTCGCCGCGCAACAATGCTTATCCGATGGACTTTTATGCCAGCGGCAGTCTGGGACCTTGGACCCCTAACTTTAAGCCACCTGCGCTAGGAGAGTGCGAAAACAAACCCTCGGCCGATTGCTGCGGACGTTGCACGCGAGCTGAATTGGAGAAAGACGACTCCGGCAAAGTGGCGGCTCTGGACGATCTTCTCGACTTTAAAAAGGGATAA